From Variimorphobacter saccharofermentans, one genomic window encodes:
- a CDS encoding ammonium transporter → METKVILDTLWVVLAAMLVFFMNLGFATLESGMARSKNTVNIMSKNFIVFAVSSLGFFILGWGLMFGDGNGFIGMKGLFFASGADNSPNTGAAYEGVYSAISWAGIPFWVKFFFQLVFCGTAATIVSGAVAERIKYISFIVFSLILTLVIYPITGHWIWGGGWLSELGFLDFAGGTAVHSVGGWAALSGIAILGPRIGKYSKSGKINAIPGHSVSLATIGALILWFGWFGFNPGSTMAAEPEAIGHILVTTNMAGIMGILVATATAWIKLGKPDMSMSINGLLAGLVAITPACAYVSVTSSIIIGAISGVLVVFASLFFDKMKLDDPVGATAVHLANGVFGTLSIGLFAEQGVNGNEVNGLLFGGGFKQLGVQALGVVTVGAFVLVASAIAWLLIKATIGLRVSVKEELNGLDIGEHGNEAYPEFLTRKINYIHLLEDVNTKEESKKTKVY, encoded by the coding sequence ATGGAAACAAAAGTTATTCTTGATACCCTATGGGTAGTCTTAGCCGCAATGTTAGTGTTTTTTATGAATTTAGGTTTTGCAACCTTAGAAAGCGGTATGGCTCGATCTAAGAACACAGTAAACATTATGTCAAAGAACTTTATAGTCTTTGCAGTGTCATCCTTAGGGTTCTTTATATTGGGATGGGGCCTTATGTTTGGTGATGGTAATGGTTTTATTGGTATGAAAGGATTATTCTTTGCTTCCGGTGCCGATAATTCCCCCAACACTGGAGCAGCCTATGAAGGAGTTTATTCTGCAATTTCCTGGGCAGGTATACCATTTTGGGTAAAATTCTTTTTTCAGTTAGTATTTTGTGGAACTGCAGCAACAATTGTATCAGGAGCAGTTGCTGAGAGAATAAAGTACATCTCGTTTATTGTATTTTCTTTAATCTTAACATTGGTTATCTATCCGATTACCGGTCATTGGATCTGGGGTGGCGGCTGGTTGTCTGAATTAGGCTTCCTTGATTTTGCAGGAGGTACCGCAGTCCATTCCGTTGGAGGATGGGCAGCGCTTAGTGGTATCGCAATTCTCGGACCTAGAATTGGAAAATACTCAAAATCCGGTAAAATTAATGCGATACCTGGACATAGCGTATCTCTGGCGACAATCGGAGCATTAATTCTTTGGTTTGGCTGGTTTGGATTTAATCCTGGTTCTACCATGGCAGCTGAACCGGAAGCAATTGGTCATATCCTGGTAACTACCAATATGGCTGGTATCATGGGTATTCTAGTTGCTACTGCAACAGCATGGATTAAACTTGGAAAACCGGATATGAGTATGTCAATTAACGGATTACTGGCAGGTTTAGTTGCGATTACACCGGCATGTGCTTATGTAAGTGTTACCAGCTCCATCATTATTGGTGCCATATCAGGTGTATTAGTAGTATTTGCATCATTGTTCTTTGATAAGATGAAATTGGATGATCCGGTTGGTGCAACAGCTGTTCACTTGGCAAATGGTGTCTTTGGTACACTATCCATCGGTCTGTTTGCAGAACAGGGAGTGAATGGAAATGAAGTTAACGGCCTATTATTCGGCGGCGGCTTCAAGCAATTAGGAGTTCAGGCATTGGGTGTTGTTACTGTTGGCGCATTCGTACTTGTAGCAAGCGCAATTGCATGGCTTCTCATAAAAGCAACGATTGGACTTCGTGTATCTGTGAAAGAAGAGTTGAATGGTCTTGACATTGGTGAACATGGAAATGAAGCTTATCCAGAGTTTTTAACTAGAAAAATCAATTATATTCATTTGTTAGAGGATGTAAATACCAAAGAAGAATCAAAGAAAACCAAGGTATATTAA
- a CDS encoding AraC family transcriptional regulator, with translation MNHIRYVEYDATHSGDFIFDVPEGHDCWLLLLTKTPAIFLVENELKEFPSNCAVLYKPHQKIYYRASTDSYINDWIRFDTDETYVTNSPITSGEPFPILDPAYCHRLYQLLVSEHILNNDYKDISIDYLLRILFNKLLESYHYKQVSPLYKNLNNLKKEIYRHPNLEWSVSKMAEMLNVSVGYLEDIYKNAFGVSCMEDVINSRINLAKKHLLYNHYSIAEIATLCGYRNMEHFFRQFKKNTGVTPNQFRRSPNH, from the coding sequence ATGAATCATATACGATATGTTGAATATGATGCTACACATTCGGGTGACTTTATATTTGATGTTCCGGAAGGACATGATTGCTGGCTGCTTCTTCTTACGAAAACACCGGCCATCTTTTTGGTGGAAAACGAATTAAAAGAATTCCCTTCGAATTGCGCAGTATTATATAAGCCACACCAGAAAATATATTATCGTGCCAGTACCGATAGCTATATTAATGATTGGATTCGTTTTGATACGGATGAAACCTATGTAACGAATTCTCCTATTACCAGTGGTGAGCCATTTCCGATCCTTGATCCTGCATATTGCCATAGATTATATCAGTTATTAGTATCAGAGCATATCCTAAACAATGACTATAAGGATATATCCATAGATTATTTACTTAGGATTTTATTTAATAAGCTTCTGGAATCCTATCATTATAAGCAGGTATCCCCTCTTTATAAAAATCTCAATAATCTGAAAAAGGAGATATACCGTCATCCGAATTTAGAATGGTCAGTATCGAAGATGGCAGAAATGCTGAATGTCAGCGTTGGCTATCTGGAGGATATCTATAAGAACGCATTTGGTGTTTCATGTATGGAGGACGTCATTAACAGTCGGATTAATCTGGCTAAAAAGCATTTACTATATAATCATTATTCAATCGCTGAAATTGCAACACTGTGCGGATATCGAAACATGGAACATTTTTTCCGGCAGTTTAAAAAGAATACAGGCGTTACTCCGAACCAATTTCGCAGGAGTCCGAATCATTAA
- a CDS encoding MerR family transcriptional regulator: MLFKGACDNDGPGNGRNDVMLRIGEFSALSGISINMLRHYDKIGLLVPEHVDPMSGYRYYDKEQLVHSNRIVAMKAMGFRLEQIIEAKSMNQQEMQVLLRDKLASKEEAKLIQNQITKIRETIKLNGEGEADVLSIVTKDIPEMWVVSYRNRIQEFSHEGILWSTIMEECSKQGIKVSSNAMAMAMTHERNDENNLDVEVMLSVDKEQICHDNLKIYRIPRCKVASFIFQGSYLKISSINTVMAIWLENNDYEISGKPFSIYHNSPRESTSEESYVTELCFPIVKKGIDSRTA, translated from the coding sequence TTGTTGTTCAAGGGCGCTTGTGATAACGATGGTCCGGGGAATGGAAGGAATGATGTTATGTTAAGAATTGGAGAGTTCTCTGCTTTGTCAGGAATTAGTATAAACATGCTGCGACACTATGACAAGATAGGGTTACTGGTACCGGAGCATGTAGATCCAATGAGTGGATATCGCTATTATGACAAAGAGCAGCTTGTCCATTCCAATCGAATAGTGGCCATGAAAGCCATGGGCTTTCGTTTGGAGCAAATAATTGAAGCAAAATCCATGAACCAGCAAGAAATGCAAGTTTTACTGCGAGACAAATTAGCTAGTAAAGAAGAAGCAAAACTGATTCAAAATCAGATTACTAAAATAAGAGAAACAATAAAACTAAATGGGGAAGGGGAAGCGGATGTACTTTCCATAGTTACCAAGGATATACCGGAGATGTGGGTAGTTAGCTATCGTAACAGAATTCAGGAATTTTCTCATGAAGGGATACTATGGAGTACTATTATGGAAGAGTGCAGTAAGCAGGGAATTAAGGTATCATCGAATGCCATGGCGATGGCCATGACTCATGAAAGAAATGATGAAAACAATCTGGATGTAGAGGTTATGTTATCAGTGGATAAGGAGCAGATATGCCACGATAATTTGAAGATATATCGAATTCCGAGGTGTAAGGTTGCATCCTTCATATTTCAAGGAAGTTATCTTAAAATAAGTTCCATTAATACCGTTATGGCAATATGGCTGGAAAACAACGATTATGAGATATCGGGAAAGCCATTCTCAATATACCATAATTCTCCAAGGGAAAGTACTTCAGAAGAAAGCTATGTAACAGAATTATGCTTTCCAATTGTAAAAAAAGGGATTGACTCTCGTACTGCGTAA
- a CDS encoding ABC transporter ATP-binding protein, translated as MGQYLVEIKNEKLSFFTPAGEVKALNDVSLHLNQGEVLGIVGESGSGKSVTAYSLMGLTAHPGKLIGGTLEFNEHKIHEMSIKEIRKIRGNEISIIFQDPMTSLNPVFTIGNQIMEVILLHKNIDKKQARKRAIELLTLVGINEPEKRLKQYPHELSGGMRQRVMIAIALACEPKLLIADEPTTALDVTIQAQILELMLELKDKLQMSIMMITHDLGIVASMCEKIAVMYAGKIVEYGTTDEIFYNTKHEYTKGLLRSIPRLDAKEHERLVPIEGNPVDLLNPPKGCPFAPRCAECMKICLKEMPPLTNISDTHISYCWMNQKSEMSNDREVI; from the coding sequence ATGGGACAATATTTAGTAGAAATTAAAAATGAAAAGCTTTCGTTCTTTACTCCGGCCGGAGAGGTAAAAGCCTTGAATGATGTATCTTTACATCTTAATCAGGGTGAAGTACTTGGAATTGTTGGAGAGAGTGGCTCTGGCAAGTCCGTTACAGCCTACAGTCTCATGGGTTTAACTGCACATCCCGGAAAGCTGATTGGCGGAACCCTGGAGTTTAACGAACACAAAATTCATGAAATGTCCATAAAAGAGATTCGTAAAATCAGAGGCAATGAAATATCTATAATATTTCAAGATCCCATGACCAGTCTAAATCCCGTATTTACCATTGGAAATCAGATCATGGAAGTGATTTTATTACATAAAAATATTGATAAAAAGCAAGCACGCAAACGCGCAATCGAATTGCTGACACTGGTTGGAATTAACGAACCGGAGAAGAGATTAAAACAGTATCCCCACGAGTTATCGGGAGGAATGCGTCAGCGTGTCATGATTGCAATTGCCTTAGCCTGTGAGCCGAAGCTTCTGATTGCGGATGAGCCAACGACGGCTTTGGATGTAACAATCCAGGCACAGATATTGGAACTTATGCTGGAGTTGAAAGACAAGCTGCAAATGTCCATCATGATGATCACACATGATTTAGGAATTGTGGCAAGCATGTGCGAGAAGATTGCTGTTATGTATGCCGGAAAGATTGTGGAATATGGTACAACCGATGAGATTTTCTATAATACGAAGCATGAATATACCAAGGGATTATTAAGAAGTATTCCACGTCTTGATGCAAAGGAACACGAAAGATTAGTACCTATTGAGGGAAATCCTGTTGACTTACTCAATCCTCCTAAGGGGTGTCCATTTGCACCCAGATGTGCAGAATGCATGAAAATCTGCCTTAAGGAAATGCCACCGTTAACCAATATTAGTGATACTCACATTTCATATTGCTGGATGAACCAAAAAAGTGAGATGTCGAATGATAGGGAGGTAATCTGA
- a CDS encoding BtrH N-terminal domain-containing protein, whose translation MSKRIINIRHHMCDGTCMWNGIEDVYVSKRGEEVPEAFFLALSSYGENVYLRFHDPARPIMLSVCDGRTRYTYNKIKNEIGLQYKISEGRTLEYAFRSIKKEIDNGNPVILGPLDMYHLPYLKMYHEQHIPMHYVLMIGYDDDKGCIYLYDCGRKEMQSLPYAELERAWLIEKNAVGDKNGFIRFSLPEELPSVYELANTCLKRKAADQLKKKPSFIGINALRKIAAEFSSYKEEMPAEIYKNALTGLIEYFGMVPKIPDQLMGLHTETEEICYKGNCDRLGRMLMTLGDQYNRKDWTNAGDLFLRSGDIFEEITDNIIQFLCSNSNTLEEIPKKFMQIAELEEKAYIILHNN comes from the coding sequence ATGAGTAAGAGAATCATTAATATCAGACATCATATGTGTGATGGTACCTGCATGTGGAACGGTATAGAGGATGTCTATGTCTCAAAGAGAGGGGAGGAGGTTCCGGAAGCTTTCTTCCTTGCTCTGAGCAGCTATGGAGAGAATGTATATCTTAGATTTCATGACCCTGCTCGCCCGATCATGCTTAGCGTATGTGATGGAAGAACAAGGTATACCTATAACAAGATTAAGAACGAAATTGGATTGCAGTATAAAATATCTGAAGGAAGAACATTGGAGTATGCATTTCGTTCCATTAAAAAAGAAATTGATAATGGAAATCCTGTCATTCTTGGACCTCTTGATATGTATCATTTACCATATCTGAAAATGTATCATGAACAGCATATCCCAATGCATTATGTGCTGATGATCGGCTATGATGATGATAAGGGATGCATATATCTTTATGACTGTGGAAGGAAAGAAATGCAATCTCTCCCATATGCTGAATTGGAAAGAGCCTGGCTAATTGAAAAGAATGCAGTTGGAGATAAGAATGGATTTATTCGTTTCTCACTTCCGGAGGAATTACCGAGTGTATATGAACTTGCAAATACCTGCTTAAAGCGAAAAGCAGCAGATCAGTTAAAGAAAAAGCCTTCTTTTATCGGAATCAACGCTTTACGGAAAATAGCTGCAGAGTTTTCAAGCTATAAAGAAGAAATGCCAGCTGAAATCTATAAAAACGCATTAACCGGTCTTATAGAATATTTCGGAATGGTACCGAAGATTCCAGACCAGCTCATGGGGTTGCATACGGAAACAGAAGAGATTTGCTATAAAGGAAATTGTGACCGTTTGGGTAGGATGCTTATGACTCTTGGCGATCAATACAATCGAAAGGATTGGACGAATGCCGGTGACTTATTTCTTAGGAGCGGAGATATATTCGAAGAAATAACAGACAATATCATTCAATTTCTATGTAGCAACAGCAATACTCTGGAGGAAATACCGAAGAAGTTCATGCAGATTGCAGAATTAGAGGAGAAAGCGTATATAATACTACATAATAATTAA
- a CDS encoding ABC transporter ATP-binding protein, which yields MGEKLLQVEHLKQYFPIGGFGKRKRYLKAVDDVSFYINKGETLGLVGESGCGKSTTGRSILRLYEPTSARITYKNEVIYDSEKRIAVNMLPYRQKMQIVFQDPYASLDPRMTVGDIVGEAIDIHKLASSKGERRDRIISMLESVGLNSEHANRYAHEFSGGQRQRVGIARALAVNPEFIICDEPISALDVSIQAQVINMFEDLQSEFGLTYLFIAHDISVVKHISNRIGVMYLGKLVELADSNEIAFHNMHPYTRSLISAIPVADPKTARTSKRIILKGDVPSPLNPPSGCRFRTRCPYADNQCAEMEPEWREVAPGHFTACHHLDRLN from the coding sequence ATGGGTGAAAAATTATTGCAGGTAGAACATTTAAAACAGTATTTCCCTATCGGAGGGTTCGGAAAACGAAAAAGATACTTAAAAGCTGTGGATGATGTGTCCTTTTACATCAATAAAGGGGAAACATTAGGGCTGGTTGGAGAAAGCGGATGCGGAAAAAGTACGACAGGAAGAAGTATTCTACGTCTATATGAGCCGACCTCCGCACGGATTACATATAAGAATGAAGTGATATATGATAGCGAGAAACGTATTGCAGTAAATATGCTGCCCTATCGTCAAAAAATGCAAATTGTATTTCAGGATCCCTATGCAAGTCTTGATCCAAGAATGACAGTAGGTGATATTGTCGGTGAAGCTATTGATATCCATAAATTAGCCTCAAGCAAAGGAGAAAGACGGGATAGAATTATATCCATGTTGGAGAGTGTGGGGCTTAATTCGGAGCATGCAAACCGATATGCCCATGAATTCTCCGGAGGACAACGTCAAAGAGTGGGAATTGCCCGTGCCCTTGCTGTAAACCCGGAATTTATAATATGTGATGAGCCCATATCGGCATTGGATGTTTCAATTCAAGCGCAGGTGATCAATATGTTTGAAGATCTGCAGTCGGAGTTCGGATTAACATATTTATTCATAGCTCATGATATATCCGTTGTAAAACATATCTCCAACAGAATCGGTGTAATGTATCTTGGTAAGCTGGTGGAACTGGCAGATAGTAACGAAATAGCCTTCCATAACATGCATCCATATACCAGATCGCTGATTTCTGCAATTCCGGTAGCAGATCCAAAGACTGCACGAACTAGCAAGCGAATTATTCTAAAGGGAGATGTGCCAAGTCCTCTGAACCCACCTTCCGGATGCAGATTCCGTACAAGATGCCCCTATGCGGATAACCAATGTGCGGAGATGGAACCGGAATGGAGAGAAGTGGCTCCTGGACATTTTACAGCCTGCCATCATCTGGATCGCTTGAACTGA
- a CDS encoding ABC transporter permease, translating into MLKYVMKRLLLAAVTVFVVATITFFLMNMVPGGPFLSEKAISPTAKAALEKKYGLDKPLFQQYITYITDAAKGDFGESLKQRGRTVSSIIFTKFPVSAKIGGCAVLLSLILGIPLGCLAALHRGKALDSLINVISTCGIAVPSFVICTLLMYFLGVYLKLLPTFGLTSWKHYIMPVISLSFYPTAYIMRLMRTSLLDVLGQDYMRTADAKGVSQFVYLFKHALRNAILPVITYLGPMIAYTLTGSFIVESIFTIPGLGGEFIGSISNRDYTVIMGTTIFLAALMVVMNVIVDILYKIVDPRIKLK; encoded by the coding sequence ATGCTTAAGTATGTGATGAAACGATTGCTACTGGCAGCAGTTACAGTATTTGTAGTAGCAACGATAACTTTCTTTCTAATGAATATGGTTCCGGGAGGACCCTTTCTTTCTGAGAAGGCCATATCCCCGACTGCCAAGGCAGCCTTAGAAAAGAAATACGGATTGGATAAACCACTGTTTCAACAATATATTACCTATATTACCGATGCGGCAAAAGGTGATTTTGGTGAAAGCTTAAAACAAAGAGGACGTACTGTATCATCCATTATTTTTACCAAGTTTCCGGTATCAGCAAAGATAGGTGGTTGTGCTGTCTTATTATCACTCATTCTGGGAATTCCCCTGGGATGTCTGGCAGCATTACATAGAGGGAAAGCATTAGATAGTCTGATTAATGTTATATCCACTTGTGGAATCGCAGTACCGAGCTTCGTAATCTGCACCTTGCTGATGTATTTCCTTGGTGTATATCTGAAGCTTTTACCAACCTTTGGGTTGACTTCCTGGAAGCATTATATTATGCCGGTGATATCGCTGTCTTTTTATCCGACAGCATATATTATGCGTCTAATGAGAACCTCTTTACTAGATGTTCTTGGTCAGGACTATATGAGAACGGCAGATGCGAAAGGAGTATCGCAATTTGTATACCTGTTTAAGCATGCTCTTCGTAATGCCATATTACCGGTAATTACATATCTTGGTCCTATGATTGCATATACCTTGACAGGAAGCTTTATTGTAGAAAGTATTTTCACAATCCCAGGTTTGGGAGGAGAATTCATCGGCTCCATCAGTAATAGAGATTACACGGTTATTATGGGGACTACCATTTTCCTTGCGGCATTGATGGTAGTTATGAATGTTATTGTAGATATTCTATATAAGATTGTGGACCCTAGAATAAAGCTGAAATAG
- a CDS encoding P-II family nitrogen regulator, with protein sequence MKQVKAIVRPEKLSDIRYALETVEGYGGITITEVMGQGIQKGIVRSWRGEKYEIDLIPKVSIELVVKDEILDQVTKIILEKAYTGEEGDGKIFISNVEDVIRIRTKESGEDALY encoded by the coding sequence ATGAAGCAAGTAAAAGCAATTGTTCGACCGGAGAAATTATCGGATATTCGTTACGCATTAGAAACCGTGGAAGGTTATGGCGGAATCACGATTACAGAAGTAATGGGGCAGGGTATTCAAAAAGGTATTGTACGATCCTGGCGAGGAGAAAAATATGAAATTGACCTAATACCAAAGGTTAGCATAGAATTAGTAGTGAAGGATGAAATTCTGGACCAGGTTACGAAAATCATCCTCGAGAAAGCGTATACCGGTGAAGAAGGCGATGGTAAAATTTTTATATCCAATGTTGAGGATGTTATCAGAATCAGAACAAAAGAATCAGGTGAAGATGCACTATATTAA
- a CDS encoding ABC transporter permease: MAIIMKSNSITLQKKWNPEDFLPATEEEKENLIVLRESVGFWRDGLRRLRRNKVAMVSLIVIVLIMICSFIVPMFYPYSYKTQLKGSENLRPMEYSEMEKELMNSGEKVFPHILGTDKLGRDYAIRIMMGSRISLLVGLIATAIILIIGSIYGAVAAFFGGKVDLIMMRIVDIIYTIPDILLIVLLSFALKSPLNALAQLPGFRWIQTIGVNLISIFIVFALLYWVGMARMVRSQVLMLKESEYVTAARALGASSSRIIRKHLLTNCIGTLIVTTTLQIPSSIFTESFLSFLGLGVAVPLPSLGSLASDAINGLNTYPYLLFAPSLLISLIILSFNLLGDGLRDAFDPKLKH; the protein is encoded by the coding sequence ATGGCTATTATTATGAAAAGTAATTCAATCACGCTTCAAAAAAAGTGGAATCCGGAGGACTTTCTTCCTGCAACTGAGGAAGAAAAGGAAAATCTTATTGTACTCCGGGAAAGCGTTGGATTTTGGAGAGACGGCTTGCGACGTCTTAGAAGAAATAAAGTGGCGATGGTAAGCCTAATTGTAATCGTATTAATTATGATATGTTCCTTTATTGTTCCTATGTTCTATCCATATTCTTATAAGACACAGCTTAAGGGTTCTGAGAATTTGAGACCGATGGAATACTCGGAGATGGAGAAAGAGCTTATGAATTCTGGTGAAAAGGTATTTCCGCATATTCTTGGAACGGATAAGCTAGGTAGGGATTATGCCATCAGAATTATGATGGGGAGCAGAATTTCTTTACTGGTTGGACTGATTGCTACGGCAATCATCTTGATCATTGGTTCCATCTACGGAGCTGTTGCAGCCTTTTTTGGAGGTAAGGTGGATCTGATCATGATGAGAATTGTGGATATTATCTATACCATACCGGATATTCTGTTGATTGTTTTATTGTCTTTTGCTCTGAAAAGTCCATTGAATGCATTAGCACAGCTGCCGGGATTTCGATGGATTCAGACGATTGGTGTCAATCTGATCAGTATTTTTATTGTATTCGCTTTGTTATATTGGGTTGGCATGGCACGTATGGTACGAAGTCAGGTACTTATGCTGAAGGAGAGTGAGTATGTCACCGCAGCAAGAGCTCTGGGAGCTTCAAGTTCAAGAATTATACGAAAGCATCTGCTGACCAATTGCATTGGAACCTTAATCGTAACGACAACCCTGCAAATTCCGTCCTCCATATTCACGGAGAGCTTCCTAAGCTTTCTGGGATTGGGAGTGGCAGTACCTTTGCCGTCCTTGGGAAGCCTTGCAAGTGATGCGATTAATGGATTAAATACCTATCCATACCTCTTATTTGCACCGTCATTACTAATTAGCCTGATCATATTGAGCTTTAATTTACTTGGGGATGGACTGCGTGATGCATTTGACCCCAAGCTGAAGCATTAA
- a CDS encoding MerR family transcriptional regulator gives MTIAEVSKKYDITPDTLRYYERVGLLPPVKRNHSGNRDYNENDCSWIQFIKFMRSAGLPIEVLIEYVSLFQQGDKTIEQRKKLLVEQRSKIVKKIKELHTTLEYLDYKINSYENSRIRIEENLKKFDE, from the coding sequence ATGACAATTGCTGAGGTTAGTAAAAAATATGATATCACTCCAGATACGTTACGATACTATGAAAGAGTTGGATTATTACCTCCTGTTAAACGCAATCATAGTGGTAACCGCGATTATAATGAAAATGACTGTAGCTGGATTCAGTTTATCAAGTTTATGAGAAGTGCAGGATTACCCATTGAGGTTCTGATTGAGTATGTATCTTTGTTCCAACAGGGAGATAAGACAATAGAACAAAGAAAAAAATTATTGGTTGAACAGAGAAGTAAAATCGTAAAAAAAATAAAGGAGCTTCATACTACGTTAGAGTATCTGGACTATAAGATTAATTCGTATGAGAATAGTAGGATAAGAATTGAAGAGAATTTAAAGAAATTTGATGAATAA
- a CDS encoding family 43 glycosylhydrolase encodes MMKQGLNPYLPSWEYIPDGEPYVFNGRVYVYGSHDRFNGYAYCLNDYVCWSAPADDLSDWRYEGVIYKATDIEDNEDRDSCLYAPDVTVGPDGRYYLYYVGSKSSIVSVAVCDTPAGKYEFYGYVHYKDGTILGEREGDEPQFDPGVLTEGDITYLYTGFCGRGDKSRSGAMATVLGPDMLTIIEDPVFIAPSEPYGKGSSFEGHEFFEAPSIRKKGDTYYFVYSSILMHELCYATSKHPTKDFVYGGVIVSNCDLHIDTYKPANKPMYYGGNNHGSIIEINGQWYIFYHRHTNGTNFSRQGCMEKIEILEDGSIPQVELTSCGANNGPLKGYGEYPAYLACNLFCKEESIYTDFTGAWMNNQFPKITQDGKDGDEEIGYIQNMKDSATAGFKYFDCKGIKKFKIKVRGYCRGDFEVKTTWDGEVLGSIPVGFSNVWKEYSADITIPDGVHAIYITYKGSGSASLASFTLE; translated from the coding sequence ATGATGAAACAAGGACTAAATCCTTATCTTCCGTCATGGGAATATATCCCTGATGGTGAACCATATGTATTCAATGGCAGAGTCTATGTCTATGGCTCCCATGATCGTTTTAACGGATATGCCTATTGCTTAAATGATTATGTATGCTGGTCCGCGCCGGCCGATGATCTCTCAGATTGGAGATATGAAGGTGTAATCTATAAGGCAACCGATATAGAGGATAATGAAGATCGTGATAGCTGTCTCTATGCGCCAGATGTAACAGTGGGTCCGGATGGCAGATATTATCTTTATTATGTTGGCAGTAAGAGTTCCATTGTATCCGTTGCTGTATGTGATACGCCGGCAGGTAAATATGAATTCTACGGATACGTACATTATAAGGATGGAACCATTCTGGGAGAGAGAGAGGGAGATGAGCCTCAATTTGATCCAGGAGTACTTACGGAAGGAGATATTACGTATCTTTATACCGGTTTTTGTGGTAGAGGTGATAAATCAAGATCAGGTGCAATGGCAACAGTACTTGGACCGGACATGCTTACAATTATTGAAGATCCTGTATTCATTGCTCCAAGTGAACCTTATGGTAAGGGTAGCAGCTTTGAGGGACATGAGTTTTTTGAGGCTCCTTCCATTAGAAAAAAAGGAGACACCTATTATTTTGTATATTCCTCTATTCTTATGCATGAGTTATGTTATGCTACCAGTAAACATCCAACCAAGGATTTTGTGTATGGAGGAGTTATAGTAAGCAACTGTGATCTTCATATAGATACCTATAAGCCTGCCAACAAACCAATGTATTATGGCGGTAACAATCATGGTAGCATTATAGAAATCAATGGCCAATGGTATATTTTCTATCATAGACATACGAATGGTACGAATTTCAGCAGACAGGGCTGTATGGAGAAAATCGAAATTCTTGAGGATGGATCTATTCCGCAAGTGGAGCTTACCTCCTGCGGAGCGAATAATGGTCCGCTAAAGGGATACGGTGAATACCCGGCTTATCTTGCATGTAATCTATTCTGCAAGGAAGAATCCATCTATACCGATTTTACAGGTGCATGGATGAATAATCAATTTCCTAAGATTACGCAGGACGGAAAAGACGGGGATGAAGAGATCGGCTATATTCAAAATATGAAAGACTCTGCAACAGCCGGATTTAAATATTTCGACTGTAAGGGTATTAAGAAGTTTAAGATTAAAGTACGCGGATATTGCAGAGGTGATTTTGAAGTGAAAACTACTTGGGATGGCGAAGTATTAGGTTCCATTCCCGTTGGTTTTTCGAATGTATGGAAGGAATATTCAGCAGATATCACAATACCGGATGGTGTTCATGCAATCTATATCACCTATAAGGGAAGTGGAAGTGCGAGTCTTGCTTCCTTTACTCTGGAATAA